The Pseudomonas alkylphenolica genomic sequence TCCTGAGTAGCGCTCGACAGCGTTGATACTGTCACGCAATGACCTGATTCGAGCTTCTGCCTTAGCAATAGTCCAGCACCCTCCAGTGTCGTCGACGGTCGAATTCGCGTTTGCTATCTGCCCTGCCCACAGGAGCAGAAAACACAGCAAACAGGATGAGATACCCCAATGACGCTCCATGGTTGACTCCCCTCGACAATCGTTGTCCACGGGTAATCGGGCTTCAGGATGAGGCGAATCACCCGACTGCCATAGTCAACTGCACCGACAGAGCGGGCACAACTGGCAAAAATGTCAGGCTGCCGCCTGCCCGACGCAGGCGCCTGGCTTCTTATGTAGCCAGGCCTTTAATCGAGTGGTGGAATCTAAGTTCGAAATATTTTGTATATCGTTTCAGAAGCGTCCTACATTCGGTTGGCTTGATTCGAAATAGACTTCCCACTCTATCTAAAGGAGTGAAACGTATGGCTAATCACAGCTACATGACCATTACCGGGAAAAAACAAGGTTTGATTTCCGCTGGTTGTTCTAGCCAGAACTCTATTGGGAACAAATGTCAAGCTGGCCACGAAGACGAAATCATGGTGCTGGCCTACTCTCATAATATGGCAGGTGGTAATGACGGCAGTACGTCAGGTGGTAGTGGAAAACATATGCCAGTCGTTATTACAAAAAATATTGATAAATCTACACCCTTGTTAGCCAGTGCCCTTCATGAAGGCGAAGAGATCGAGTGTAAAATCAATTTCTATCGCACCTCACCTGTTGGTGGTCACGAAAAGTACTTTACTGTGTTGTTAACCGGTGGGCGTATTGCCAATGTAAGCGTTCAGGTGCCACATGCCATTCTTATGAGGGACGCGCAGCCACAGGAGCTTCTGGCCATCAGGTACCGGGATATTAGCTGGGTACACCACCAGGCAAGCACAAGTGCCTATGCTTCTTGGGGGCACGAAGGTGAATGAGCAGTCATGTGACATTCATGATGTGGCCAAAGCAGGCGCTGACCTGGTTGCATTGGGTTGCACCATAAGTGCTACCAGTTTTGATGATGGTATTGTTCAGCTTCAGTTTGGCTC encodes the following:
- a CDS encoding Hcp family type VI secretion system effector encodes the protein MANHSYMTITGKKQGLISAGCSSQNSIGNKCQAGHEDEIMVLAYSHNMAGGNDGSTSGGSGKHMPVVITKNIDKSTPLLASALHEGEEIECKINFYRTSPVGGHEKYFTVLLTGGRIANVSVQVPHAILMRDAQPQELLAIRYRDISWVHHQASTSAYASWGHEGE